In Leucobacter sp. CX169, a single genomic region encodes these proteins:
- a CDS encoding YihY/virulence factor BrkB family protein → MDHEPRAKNPQGFGGRAIAWALRLSIVRAALHYAARRGPLLADSVTYRALFSVFAGVLLLFSAAGLWLDANPDARRALIDTVNGAIPGIGDAIDLDQAQLSVGFTLVGAVSVLGLVAAAIGAIGSLRAAFRSIADVTVDETNFLWMLLRNFLVALAFGGLLLAGAAVSLLSSSGRSLLADWLGVSEDAVALEWGARLVGLGVVIAINTLAVAVAFRLLAGVRPAPRALWAGSVAGGVGLLVLQEFSGLFVRGAASNPLLASFATLIALLLWINLSVQVILIASSLIVTLEAQAHDRVHEKYGAPTLADFRRREAEKAVAAATAELRAAQGLRGSPPR, encoded by the coding sequence ATGGACCATGAACCGCGGGCGAAGAACCCACAGGGATTCGGCGGTCGCGCGATCGCGTGGGCGCTGCGGCTGAGCATCGTGCGCGCGGCGCTGCACTACGCCGCGCGGCGAGGCCCGCTCCTCGCCGACAGCGTGACCTACCGCGCACTGTTCAGCGTATTCGCTGGCGTACTCTTGCTCTTCTCCGCCGCCGGGCTCTGGCTTGACGCCAACCCCGACGCCCGGCGTGCGCTCATCGACACGGTGAACGGAGCGATTCCGGGCATCGGTGATGCCATCGATCTGGACCAGGCGCAGTTGTCGGTTGGATTTACCCTGGTCGGCGCGGTTTCCGTGCTCGGTCTCGTGGCCGCGGCGATCGGCGCGATCGGCAGCCTTCGCGCCGCGTTTCGCAGCATCGCCGATGTCACCGTCGACGAAACCAACTTTCTCTGGATGCTGCTTCGCAACTTCCTTGTGGCGCTCGCGTTTGGCGGCCTGCTGCTGGCCGGCGCCGCAGTGAGCCTGCTGTCGTCGAGTGGTCGGTCGCTCTTGGCTGACTGGCTGGGGGTCTCCGAGGACGCTGTCGCTCTCGAGTGGGGAGCCCGGCTGGTGGGGCTCGGCGTGGTCATCGCCATCAACACCCTGGCCGTCGCGGTCGCCTTCCGGCTGCTGGCAGGCGTGCGGCCAGCACCGCGGGCGCTCTGGGCAGGGTCGGTCGCGGGCGGTGTCGGACTGCTCGTGCTGCAAGAGTTCTCCGGCCTGTTCGTGCGCGGCGCGGCCTCGAACCCTCTGCTCGCGTCGTTCGCCACGTTGATCGCGCTGCTGCTCTGGATCAACCTCTCGGTGCAAGTGATCCTCATCGCGTCGAGCCTGATCGTCACCCTCGAGGCCCAGGCGCACGACCGCGTGCACGAGAAATATGGCGCCCCCACACTCGCGGACTTCCGCCGGCGCGAGGCCGAGAAGGCGGTGGCCGCGGCCACCGCAGAGCTGCGTGCGGCGCAGGGCCTGCGAGGGTCACCCCCGCGGTAG